From Micromonospora rifamycinica, a single genomic window includes:
- a CDS encoding cytochrome P450: MTQTMETELPHWPPVNAARSPFTPLDDAERQRYVGPVTRVLLPTGATAWLVSRHADVRQLLRHPAFSSDFQRPGFPLLRPLPSDADRDLRGTFIQMDGEAHLRLRRMLTAEFMIKNVRRIEPLIHRTVDEALADLAAAGSPADLVSTFALPLPSKVICHLLGVPYADHDFFQSRSRLLLDRRLPADEVQHAAQELRGYLRALVDRKRARPEEADDLLSRLVRERVEPGELGVDELVGMALLLLVAGHETTANMIGLSVLLLTRHPGQYALLRDRPELAAGMVDELLRYLSIVRTGLLRVATEDVEIGGRRIRAGEGAVVLLSLANRDAGVFDDPDGFDPYRQAHQHLAFGFGMHQCIGQPLARAELRIALVELARRFPDLRVTAAPQELAVRDNSIVFGLDALPVAW, from the coding sequence ATGACACAGACCATGGAGACCGAACTCCCCCACTGGCCGCCGGTCAACGCCGCCCGCAGCCCGTTCACCCCGCTGGACGACGCCGAGCGGCAGCGGTACGTCGGCCCGGTGACCCGGGTGCTGCTGCCCACCGGGGCGACCGCCTGGCTGGTCAGCCGGCACGCCGACGTCCGCCAACTGCTCCGGCATCCGGCGTTCAGCTCCGACTTCCAGCGTCCCGGCTTTCCCCTGCTCCGTCCGCTGCCCTCCGACGCGGACAGGGATCTGCGGGGCACGTTCATCCAGATGGACGGGGAGGCCCACCTGCGACTGCGGCGGATGCTGACCGCCGAGTTCATGATCAAGAATGTCCGCCGGATCGAGCCACTGATCCACCGGACCGTCGACGAGGCCCTGGCCGACCTGGCCGCCGCCGGCTCCCCGGCCGACCTGGTGTCGACGTTCGCCCTGCCCCTGCCGTCCAAGGTGATCTGCCACCTGCTCGGCGTCCCCTACGCCGATCACGACTTCTTCCAGTCCCGCAGTCGCCTCCTGCTCGACCGCAGGCTGCCGGCCGACGAGGTCCAGCACGCCGCGCAGGAGCTGCGGGGCTACCTCCGGGCGCTGGTCGACCGCAAACGGGCCCGTCCCGAGGAGGCGGACGACCTGCTCAGCCGGCTGGTCCGGGAACGGGTCGAGCCGGGCGAGCTGGGCGTCGACGAGCTGGTCGGGATGGCGCTGCTGCTGCTCGTCGCCGGCCACGAGACCACCGCCAACATGATCGGCCTGAGCGTCCTGCTGCTGACCCGCCACCCCGGGCAGTACGCGCTCCTGCGGGACCGGCCCGAGCTCGCCGCCGGGATGGTCGACGAGCTGCTGCGCTACCTGAGCATCGTCCGGACCGGGCTGCTCCGGGTGGCCACCGAGGACGTCGAGATCGGCGGCCGGCGGATCCGGGCCGGCGAGGGCGCCGTCGTCCTGCTCTCGCTGGCCAACCGGGACGCCGGGGTCTTCGACGATCCCGACGGGTTCGACCCCTACCGGCAGGCGCACCAGCACCTGGCCTTCGGGTTCGGGATGCACCAGTGCATCGGGCAGCCCCTCGCCCGCGCCGAGCTGAGGATCGCGCTGGTGGAGCTGGCCCGCCGCTTCCCCGACCTGCGGGTGACGGCGGCCCCACAGGAGCTGGCCGTCCGCGACAATTCCATCGTCTTCGGCCTGGACGCACTGCCGGTGGCCTGGTGA
- a CDS encoding ferredoxin, whose product MTPRPTDGATTVAVSVDRGRCCGSGNCVLAAPEVFDQDDTDGLVLLRDPAPRAALRDRLQRAADLCPADAIRLD is encoded by the coding sequence GTGACGCCCCGGCCGACGGATGGGGCGACGACGGTGGCGGTCAGCGTCGACCGGGGCCGCTGCTGCGGGTCGGGCAACTGCGTCCTCGCCGCGCCGGAGGTCTTCGACCAGGACGACACCGACGGGCTGGTGCTGCTGCGCGATCCCGCACCACGGGCGGCGCTGCGGGACCGCCTCCAGCGGGCGGCCGACCTCTGCCCGGCCGACGCGATCCGGCTCGACTGA
- a CDS encoding TetR/AcrR family transcriptional regulator — MAEQAGTLRRTPLSRDRVLRAAVALADDAGIASLSMRNLAQELGVVPMALYKHVANKDELLDGMIDVIVGEIDPLLPEPDWQHVVRRRILSARRVLRRHPWAPLAIESRNMATPAVLGYLDSMIGALRAGGLSVDLTHHVMHALGSRILGFSQELFDTSRRAGRSGPTDPEPPAPMPPEVAARFPHVAEIARAAAHEDASVVGSGCDDQFEFEFALDLLLDGIERLRRQGWTSAR, encoded by the coding sequence ATGGCCGAGCAGGCTGGGACGCTGCGCCGGACGCCGCTGAGCAGGGACCGGGTGTTGCGGGCCGCCGTCGCGCTGGCCGACGACGCCGGGATCGCCTCGCTCAGCATGCGCAACCTCGCACAGGAGCTGGGCGTCGTGCCGATGGCCCTCTACAAGCACGTGGCCAACAAGGACGAACTGCTCGACGGCATGATCGACGTCATCGTCGGGGAGATCGATCCGCTGCTGCCGGAGCCCGACTGGCAGCACGTCGTCCGCCGCCGCATCCTCTCGGCGCGGCGGGTGCTGCGCCGGCACCCCTGGGCGCCGCTGGCGATCGAGTCGCGGAACATGGCGACGCCCGCCGTCCTCGGCTACCTCGACTCGATGATCGGGGCGCTGCGGGCCGGCGGGCTCTCCGTCGATCTCACCCACCACGTCATGCACGCGCTGGGCAGCCGGATCCTGGGCTTCAGTCAGGAGCTGTTCGACACCTCCCGCCGGGCCGGTCGGTCCGGTCCGACCGATCCGGAACCTCCGGCGCCGATGCCGCCGGAGGTCGCCGCCCGGTTCCCGCACGTCGCGGAGATCGCCCGCGCGGCCGCCCACGAGGACGCCTCCGTCGTGGGGTCGGGCTGCGACGACCAGTTCGAGTTCGAGTTCGCGCTCGACCTGCTGCTGGACGGCATCGAGCGGTTACGCCGGCAGGGGTGGACGTCGGCCCGCTGA